The following proteins come from a genomic window of Canis lupus dingo isolate Sandy chromosome 20, ASM325472v2, whole genome shotgun sequence:
- the LYL1 gene encoding protein lyl-1, translating to MCPPQAQAEVGPTMTEKAEMVCAPSPVPALPPKPASPGPPKVKEVGHQSSSPPRLPPGVPVISLGHTRPPGAAVATTELSALRPPLLQLSTLGTAPPPLALHYHPHPFLNSLYIGPAGPFGIFPSSRLKRRPSHCELELAEGHQPQKVARRVFTNSRERWRQQNVNGAFAELRKLLPTHPPDRKLSKNEVLRLAMKYIGFLVRLLRDQAAALAAGPAPPGPRKRPAPRAPHDGSRRGPCRRAEAAVRSQPAPPAGPDGSPDGAARPIKTERAAVSPEVR from the exons ATGTGCCCGCCCCAGGCCCAGGCAGAGGTGGGCCCCACCATGACTGAGAAGGCTGAAATGGTGTGTgcccccagcccagtgcctgCTCTGCCCCCCAAGCCTGCCTCGCCTGGGCCCCCGAAAGTGAAGGAGGTTGGCCACCAAAGCTCCTCACCCCCCAGGCTGCCTCCTGGTGTGCCAGTGATCAGCCTGGGCCACACCAGGCCCCCAGGGGCAGCCGTGGCCACCACGGAGCTGAGTGCCCTGCGGCCCCCGCTGCTGCAGCTCTCTACCCTGGGAACCGCCCCACCGCCCCTGGCCCTGCATTATCACCCTCACCCTTTCCTCAACAG CCTCTACATTGGGCCAGCAGGACCTTTTGGCATCTTCCCTAGCAGCCGGCTGAAGCGGAGACCGAGCCACTGTGAGCTGGAGCTGGCCGAGG GGCACCAGCCCCAGAAGGTGGCCCGGCGTGTGTTCACCAACAGCCGGGAGCGCTGGCGGCAGCAGAACGTGAATGGTGCCTTCGCAGAGCTCAGGAAGCTGCTGCCAACGCACCCGCCCGACCGGAAGCTGAGCAAGAACGAGGTGCTCCGCTTGGCCATGAAATACATTGGCTTCCTGGTGCGGCTGCTGCGCGACCAGGCGGCCGCTCtggccgcaggccccgccccgcccgggccccgcaaACGGCCGGCGCCCCGAGCCCCACACGACGGCTCCCGCCGCGGGCCTTGTCGCAGGGCCGAGGCCGCGGTGCGCTCGCAGCCCGCGCCCCCGGCCGGCCCCGACGGCAGCCCCGACGGGGCGGCCCGGCCCATCAAGACGGAACGAGCGGCCGTGAGCCCTGAGGTGCGGTGA